GATTGCatttaccttgtcatgtatgtgttagtttgtgtagtctttctttaggttgtacctcatgtgtttaccccgtgtatgtcagtattttattgactttcCTTGTGTTTCTTGTGTAATGGCGTcttggtatgtgtgtgattcCCGCTTCCATTAATATAACTTTTCATTGGACAACTTTGAGTCTCATCAATCGTTACAATAGTTTACAAATGTTTAATAAATGcagtgtgtagtagaagaaaacCGAAACTGTTGCATGGTTGTAGGTGTTTTTCACTGGGtggaggtagtgtagtggatataAGGATTCATCTACAATCAATGTTACTATATTAATATTCAGGCAactttaaaatatgatggtagTCTTAGTGGGCCAGAAGTGGTGGTTTGATATTTGGAAATCTGATTGTGGTATCCGGGATTTTTCTCAAAATTTGCCCCCCACCTCTTTGAAAATATCTTCTGTGCCCGTCACCTCCTCATTTGCAATTATTTTACCTGTGCAGTGGAGAGTACATGGTGGCTTGGTAATTTGATTGGCAATTTTATACTAGAGAATTTAGGCCTAACCATTTGATCATGTGTGTTGGGATCTTACTAGGCATATTACTATTAGTAACCAGTGTTAACTCTTGTACATTCATGGCCCCCCACCTTTGCAATTCTGTTTCCTGTACAGGTTTGTTCAGGTGTGCTGAGCCAactgctcctgctctctctcctctcctctgggaCTACTGGTGTGAATGAAGTGAATCTCAACGCACTCGAAAAAATCATTGCGCATATTGAGAATACGTATGAAACTACCATGCCATTCTTCATAAAAACTACAACATAGGAAAGAGAATTCACTGTCATTATTTGTAACTGTCTGTTCTCCCACAGGTACCAACTAAAAAGTGGTCAGAATGTCATTCAGACTGCTGTTGCTGTCCGATTCCCGGCAGATCAATGTGAATCTGGTCAGCTGAACCCCGCAATACACCTGCCATCCCGTGAAGATGTGATCTCTGAAATTCAAAACACATCGAAAGATCGAGTGTTTGTGGGAGAAAACCTGGTTGCCGCTCGACCTGTTGGTAAAGGGGATACAGCTCATCATTCCGAGTACATTCTGTTGGGCAAGATCAGGGATGATATAAAAACGACTCCCATGAACTACCTGACCTCAGATCACCTTAATGACTGTGTGGTATTCTACACCTACAACTCCCCCTGTGTGAACCAATGCctaaatcaaaacaaacaaagatatATCTTACCATTTGTTGAACGTCTTTGGGAAACTCTCACTGGCCCAGTGGCCTTTGTGTTCAATGAAATCTATCAGGGAACAGAAAATGTGGAACAACTGCTGTCTCTGGCAAATAAGGTGTTCTTGTACCGCTGCCATAATGATAATTGTGCTTATTGTGGAAAAACAAGGGAAACTCTTCAAGCAAGTAATTGTGTTGCAACGGGAGAGTAAATCAAGAAATCAGAAGGATATCAGCACAGTTAATTTTGTTGTCGCTGTTTACATTTACTTTTCATGTCATTGTCTCTGCACTGTACACCTTCATAGATTAAAAATGTTAGGTATCTGTGCAGCCTGTGGACGTCATATGTGGGTTCGCCCATATGCAAATCTGTAGAATCAAAAATGTGTCTTGCTCCATATTCTTTGTTTCCACACATgtgaaagtaaataaaaaaaatgttaaatacAGCCCTAAGGGTCTTTATACAATCAAACTTAAGATCAAATAGATCGCATCGCAATAGGTTTTCAGTGCTGTCTTaactccaacacacatacaaactgtaAGCCTTGCAGTGGGTTCAGGGATCAAACCCTGTTTCTTCCATAGATTGCCAAAACTCATTATTTTCTAGATGTGATATTCAGAAtgtgtaaatatatttaggctacatgtttcgGAGGCTATTGCGTTGCGCCTGGTATTCATAATTTATGAATACATGGTTACTGCAACAGATTAATAACCTCAATAATTGTTTATTAATATAGGCTAATGACAACCACTGCCTCTAGAAAATAAACGAACAGTCGGCCGCACATTGAAAGCACAATTTGAAGCCTTCCCGTGGTGACAGCTGAGCAGTTCTAACTGGTGAAGTTAGGAGAAACttctaaaaataatgggcgtgtcacctGTTACTTCAGGACTCCAATTATTTTTggactaagagtaattcacgaagcattttagcgctaaaagtagcacctaagtctgggacagcttagaaGTAGTCGAAAGGACTCTAGACCTCTTCACAAACAATCGTAAGCAGCTGTTTAGCATTTCACATCGCGATGTTTCAAAATGCACGTATGCAGAGAATGGTCTCAATCGCGAGGGAATTTGTGCATTGTAAGGAATGCAATAACTAGCCTCATAAACCAGAATCTTCACTTCTCTTCCTGCAAAGAGTCTGGCCAGGCATCATTGGCAAGTGTCTTCTTCCTGGTGGGTGGACACTGAGTTCCtttaaacaaataggctagtAATGTTTGGTACTGACGTATTAACCGgaggggtattccatcaacctcccTATGAAGGTGTagcgcttaacagaaatagcctggcttgaactagcaTAGACTTTCACTTGCTGAAGCCGTTAATTACCTCAAGCGGCATCTTGGCCATGTTTATCTAAGCGAGGTTTAGGTCAGCTTCATCTCTGATCtagaaaagtagaccaaaacagtaggtTGACGAAAAGAGTATATGTGTCGTAAAATTAAAGCAATAGGCCTATTGCCACTATTTCTGTTCGATGTacacagacatcccaagtctcccggaagttccgggagtctcccgcatattgatagcggctccctgacgcccgcaaattagataaaatctcccggaatctagagtgagcgatcaagagcgcgcatgcgagaccgcgtgtgcatctgagtgtagcgcgcacacgaggggagagagagagaggggtggtgcgtgtgtgtctgagcgcatccaagacagagagcatcctgattggcctgtttcgctaaatcaaccaatcagttttcaatgtaggcgggcttttatgtcttttctcccgaacttaattaatcagttcagtagaAACAGAAGCGTCATGgtcagtgcctcaaaaaaaggaaaatgtaagacccatttcaagtgtaggctacccttgtctcacaagagtaaaacataatgatggacctaatcttgcacgctgcactgtttgtaaacagtgactttagcattgcccatagCGGGTTAAATTATTGCAAaagacatgggggggggggggggggggcttcgtgatgcctccctgaaatgactttttgcaagTTGGGATGTCTGTGTACAAGCGCCATCTACAGAATTTTCATTGAAAGTCATCAAattgaacataaaaaaatagaTAGGCTAGTTGTCTAGGACTAGCCTACATAAATTGGAAAGTAATGCaagcatacatttaaacaacaatgatggtttgaaatcaattgtGAGTTTGATTGTCTTCACTCTTAAAcaaacgagtgaatgaataaatagtaggcctaaactcAAAAAACAGCTTTGGCATAGCATAGGCTATTCAAAATATTAggcataggcctacgttctTAGATTAAAGGGTTCAttccaaattattgtctaggcGTAGGTGGTCATAAAAGAAATTGGTATCAACTTAGtatagcctattgtctcccaagtctcatagttctgccaaagtgTAAATATGATTACATTACATACAATAATTAGTGAAATATAATTATCTGAAATGTAATGGCTTTCAATTTGTCATTTAAtatttaatctgtgtagcacacagttgatttgacattcatgaacagTTATCGAAGCGGTTGAAGCGGTTTAAATCAGGCTATTAGCAGCCTATACAGAATTACAgtgctggccaaaagtattggcacccatgctaaagttgactgaaaagaggaatataaaatcatcttttggaaattgatcttaatgccttaagtgaaaaatgaggaaatatctaacctttaaggacaccaattttcttagtgaatgaataatgtatcataaataaataaatgttcttccttaaaatacaggggtcataagtattggcacccctatgttaaattcccatagagacaggcagatttttatttttaaaggccagttatttcatggatccagaatactgtgcatcctgataaagttaccttggcctttggaattaaaatagccccacatcatcacatacccttcaccatacctagagattggcatgttatttaagttagcctattagctggtttgatttgcattgagctcaatgagcatcaaaccagctaataggctaactgaattTCCAAAAGaggattttatattcctcttttcagtcaactttagcatgggtgccaatacttttggccaacACTGTATACCTTatggcttgcatcagatataatGTAGTCCACTGGCATATTTACTGTCAATGAACAGGCAAATGTGCATGACATCAACAGTAGGACATGTCTTTCATTAAAAAGTATAACTAAAAAGTGCATGATCAAGCTTGCTATAGGTGGGAAGCGAACCTGCACACACATTATGATTTTCCTACTACACCGTCTCGCTACGCATCACACCACCACAGAACGCAAACGATGCAAGATTAGAACCACACTAGTTAAAACATTTAAAGTCGCATAATTTTCATAAATTCTTTGGAGatagtgaatgtgtaaatccatgcttggtgacACTGTCGGAAAAAGCGTTCCTACTTatatttttgaagttgtagtCTACAGGTGACGAAAgcacaggttgacggaaccatctttttggatttgttttccgactgattgggttttttgcaacacagcttaattaatttagcttgaaagttaacctgctacggacctgaggggtatttcacaaaacctagataaggaattaaaggataattctggtgtgatattgacctaaagtgtgttgaaacatgataccgagtgtgaacgtatgtctatagctcatctcggcttgtcccctgcactccgaggTTATCAAAGGGGGTGCCTCGgacatcggcctagccatgcaaataaatcacttttacaccatttaagaggctcaaagtagctccacacttctgagggccctgacatttaaaactagGGATGGGTCACTCGACACCAGGGAGTCAGGATTTGtagggttagcttcagccacATAGCAGGGCATTTGGCCgccgacatttttgaaaacatggcgttacatggttgcaacttccggcaccagtttttgcatgctgattggtagatgCTCATGCACGAGTTTAGTGTTGGGCACAAACGTCCTCGCGCGTCTGTTGGTTTGCATTTCTGGAAGACGACAATTAAAACAACTAACTTCTTGGATTAAGCTACTGATACTTGACTTAATGCCTACATGGTTTAGGCTATATTACCGGACTTTGtggtaaataaaagaaaaattttaatgttgtcatattaggctattatttgcCGTATATGTGGGTTGACATAACTGACTATGACCATACATTTTAGCAGATGCATTGCATAGCAATGACCTATATCCaattattagcctactcattgcgttgtgtatgaaaactattttaaaacgcaCAGGCTGTAGTTCTGTAGTCCATGACAACGCAACGTCTGGATAATATAGGCTGCTATTTCTCTCCAAGTGACATGTCAATGACTTATTTAGTTTGCTTTCTTGCAACATTgacatgattaggctatatgCATTTGATTTAAATGTTGAGGCTGCCAGTTGAGACAAAAGCCAAATATCCAACAACAGTTGCAGACTATGCCTGCTCGAACCACAATACCCGAGGGATGTGCGCTTCTATCGGTAAGTTTAACTTGCGTTGGATTCATTTTGTCtgcctgcaaatgtagcctaggtttAATCAAGCTGCAAATTCACACTGGGTGCAGCGTTGGATagcctattgtgtaatacaacctgtccaaataatgcatggattccagttgctgctactggaagcaactgaatccatgcatttccactgaattattttttaga
This DNA window, taken from Alosa sapidissima isolate fAloSap1 chromosome 11, fAloSap1.pri, whole genome shotgun sequence, encodes the following:
- the LOC121724589 gene encoding uncharacterized protein LOC121724589, translated to MVCSGVLSQLLLLSLLSSGTTGVNEVNLNALEKIIAHIENTYQLKSGQNVIQTAVAVRFPADQCESGQLNPAIHLPSREDVISEIQNTSKDRVFVGENLVAARPVGKGDTAHHSEYILLGKIRDDIKTTPMNYLTSDHLNDCVVFYTYNSPCVNQCLNQNKQRYILPFVERLWETLTGPVAFVFNEIYQGTENVEQLLSLANKVFLYRCHNDNCAYCGKTRETLQASNCVATGE